From Medicago truncatula cultivar Jemalong A17 chromosome 7, MtrunA17r5.0-ANR, whole genome shotgun sequence, a single genomic window includes:
- the LOC25499538 gene encoding D-lactate dehydrogenase [cytochrome], mitochondrial — MSNLLSSWLWLSRFRSSTSKYSFYRYRTLHNTHLKNSPTSSNLLNSHTTTKKNPCWSIPLFLALSAGSLCLQPHSHPSFSDSPLTHTDNDTDTDTRDVSLGGKGSTQYVVKGSQKEFPQELLEELKIICEDNVSLDYDERYIHGKPQNSFHKAVNIPDVIVYPRSEEEVSKIVKSCNNHKIPIVPYGGATSIEGHTLSPNGGVCIDMSSMKRVKALHVDDMDVVVDPGIGWMELNEYLEPYGLFFPLDPGPGASIGGMCATRCSGSLAVRYGTMRDNVISLKVVFANGDIVKTASRARKSAAGYDLTRLVIGSEGTLGVITEVTLRLQKIPQFSVVAMCNFPSVKDAADVAITTMNSGIQVSRVELLDEVQVKAINIANGKNLPESPTLMFEFIGTEAYAREQTQIVRKIVSEHNGSDFVFAEEPEAKKELWKVRKEALWACFAMEPNMEAMISDVCVPLSHLADIISKSKKELDASPLVCTVIAHAGDGNFHTVILFDPAKEEQRREAERLNHFMVHAALSLEGTCTGEHGVGTGKMKYLEEELGVEALKTMKKIKSVLDPNNIMNPGKLIPPHVCL; from the exons ATGTCAAATTTGTTGAGCTCATGGTTATGGCTCTCCCGCTTTCGTTCTTCAACTTCAAAGTACTCGTTTTACCGATATCGCACTCTCCATAACACTCATCTCAAAAACTCACCTACCTCATCCAATCTCCTCAACTCACACACAACAACAAAGAAGAATCCTTGCTGGTCAATTCCTTTGTTTCTTGCTCTTTCTGCTGGTTCACTCTGTCTTCAACCTCATTCTCATCCTTCCTTCTCTGACTCCCCTCTTACCCATACCGATAACGATACCGATACCGATACCAG AGATGTGAGTTTGGGGGGCAAAGGTAGCACACAGTATGTTGTTAAAGGATCACAGAAAGAGTTTCCGCAAGAGCTGCTCGAGGAGTTGAAAATCATCTGCGAG GATAACGTATCACTTGATTATGATGAGAGATATATCCATGGAAAACCACAAAACAGTTTTCACAAGGCTGTCAATATCCCAGATGTGATTGTTTATCCAAG ATCAGAAGAGGAGGTCTCAAAGATTGTCAAATCATGCAACAATCATAAG ATTCCTATTGTACCTTACGGAGGAGCTACGTCAATCGAGGGTCACACTTTATCTCCCAATGGAGGGGTTTGTATTGACATGTCATCGATGAAA AGAGTGAAAGCATTACATGTTGATGACATGGATGTGGTTGTTGATCCTGGAATTGGGTGGATGGAGCTTAATGAGTATTTGGAACCATATGGCTTATTTTTTCCACTTGATCCAG GTCCTGGTGCAAGTATTGGAGGGATGTGTGCTACACGTTGCTCTGGTTCGTTAGCTGTGAG GTATGGAACTATGCGTGATAATGTCATCAGTCTCAAG GTAGTTTTTGCCAATGGAGATATTGTGAAGACTGCATCTCGGGCTAGGAAGAGTGCTGCGGG GTATGATCTGACCCGCTTGGTGATTGGGAGTGAAGGAACTCTTGGTGTCATAACAGAAGTAACACTGCGGCTTCAGAAAATTCCCCAGTTTTCAGTG GTTGCAATGTGCAATTTCCCTTCTGTGAAGGATGCAGCGGACGTTGCTATTACCACTATGAATTCTGGAATACAG GTGTCAAGGGTAGAGCTATTGGATGAAGTTCAAGTCAAAGCTATCAATATTGCTAATGGGAAGAATTTGCCTGAATCTCCAACTTTGATGTTTGAATTTATAGGAACAG AGGCATATGCACGTGAACAAACGCAAATTGTTCGAAAAATTGTATCTGAGCACAATGGCTCAGATTTTGTATTTGCAGAAGAGCCTGAAGCAAAAAAAGAACTGTGGAAG GTAAGGAAGGAAGCACTCTGGGCTTGCTTTGCTATGGAACCTAATATGGAGGCAATGATTTCG GATGTATGTGTTCCTCTATCTCATCTAGCCGATATAATTTCGAAGTCTAAAAAGGAGCTGGATGCATCCCCACTGGTTTG CACAGTGATTGCCCATGCTGGTGATGGTAATTTCCATACGGTAATTCTATTTGATCCCGCAAAAGAAGAACAGCGGCGGGAAGCAGAGAGACTCAACCATTTTATGGTTCACGCTGCCTTGTCATTGGAAG GAACCTGTACCGGCGAGCATGGTGTTGGCACCGGAAAAATGAAG TATCTTGAAGAAGAACTAGGAGTGGAAGCATTGAagacaatgaaaaaaataaaatcagtcCTAGATCCTAACAATATCATGAATCCAGGAAAGCTCATCCCTCCCCATGTTTGTTTGTAA
- the LOC25499539 gene encoding probable E3 ubiquitin-protein ligase BAH1-like, whose translation MKFGYTFKEYLQVEREWLLDENCAHIEYNRLKNVLKSCQNCKDNNNTSSHDKDQLCQCQSCPVCDQKFFSELMKEASDIAGYFSSKVQHLLHLHIAKGLQRYVLRMRQCFKNDREALAQEGRILIEYITMNAIAMRKILKKYDKVHSSVNGENFKSKMQSEHIELLHSPWLVELGAFYLNSSGQDGCELDGVRGHFSCDLNVTDAVMTLILPDSIKLEYDLNCAICLDFVFNPYALSCGHFFCKSCACSAASVMTFQGLKAASPESKCPICREGGVYSKAVRMLELDLLMKRRCKDYWKERLARERVDQLKQSREFWNMQSTYTVGLL comes from the exons ATGAAATTCGGATACACATTCAAAGAGTACCTGCAGGTGGAGCGGGAGTGGCTATTGGATGAGAATTGTGCACATATTGAATATAACAGGttgaaaaatgttttgaaaagtTGTCAAAATTGCAAAGACAATAATAATACTTCTTCTCATGATAAAGACCAGTTATGTCAATGTCAATCTTGCCCAG TATGCGACCAGAAGTTCTTCTCCGAGTTGATGAAAGAAGCATCAGATATTGCAGGATACTTTAGTTCAAAAGTTCAACATCTCCTTCATCTTCACATTGCAAAAGGACTACAGAGATATGTATTGCGCATGCGCCAGTGTTTTAAAAATGACAGGGAAGCCCTTGCCCAAGAAGGGAGAATTCTAATCGAGTACATTACCATGAATGCAATTGCGATGAGGAAAATACTTAAGAAATATGATAAA GTACACAGTTCTGTGAATGGGGAGAATTTCAAATCTAAGATGCAGTCTGAGCATATTGAACTTTTACACTCACCTTGGCTGGTTGAATTGGGTGCTTTTTACCTGAATTCAAGTGGACAAGATGGTTGCGAGCTTGATGGAGTCCGTGGTCACTTTTCATGTGATTTAAATGTAACGGATGCTGTAATGACATTGATTCTTCCAGATTCTATTAAACTTGAGTATGATCTAAATTGTGCAATTTGCCTG GATTTTGTTTTCAATCCATATGCATTGAGTTGTGGCCACTTCTTCTGCAAATCATGTGCTTGCTCAGCTGCATCTGTGATGACTTTCCAGGGCCTTAAAGCTGCAAGTCCAGAGTCAAAGTGTCCTATATGCAGAGAG GGTGGAGTTTATTCCAAGGCAGTCCGAATGTTAGAACTCGATCTGCTTATGAAAAGAAG GTGCAAAGATTACTGGAAAGAAAGGCTAGCTAGGGAAAGAGTTGATCAATTGAAGCAGTCAagggaattttggaatatgcAATCCACATATACAGTGGGATTGCTGTAG
- the LOC25499541 gene encoding uncharacterized protein, translated as MAKTNKKRPEKLHLEDDDWIIVKKQRVIILVPAASERSSTENEEVNHIHPMPLVMSGNLQKLPTETPNENPSSNEQDKAVSLAVQKKIHTVRRAPPPLLPKSPSANPPFVDQRIESENPHQVSSFKPHRLVGVSNTSKTIKQPRTLFAPRRFSNFTTLDRGLRASNLERKLERAGGLNKWLASLGLEQFVRMFQGKIISKYQLVNLTMKKLKDMGANAVGPRRKLIHAMDCVCQPYCFEAL; from the coding sequence ATggcaaaaacaaataaaaagcgCCCAGAAAAACTTCATCTAGAGGATGATGATTGGATTATAGTTAAAAAGCAGAGAGTGATAATTCTTGTTCCTGCTGCATCTGAAAGATCCTCAACAGAAAATGAAGAGGTGAATCACATTCATCCTATGCCTCTTGTAATGTCAGGTAACCTCCAGAAACTTCCCACGGAGACACCTAACGAAAATCCTTCTAGTAATGAACAAGATAAGGCCGTTTCATTGGCTGTCCAAAAGAAGATTCATACTGTGAGAAGAGCTCCTCCTCCACTATTACCTAAATCACCTTCAGCCAATCCACCATTTGTAGATCAAAGAATAGAATCGGAAAATCCACATCAAGTGAGTAGTTTTAAACCCCACAGGTTAGTTGGAGTATCAAATACATCAAAAACTATTAAGCAGCCCAGAACATTATTTGCACCTAGAAGGTTCTCCAACTTTACAACTTTGGATCGAGGTTTGAGAGCATCAAATCTCGAGAGGAAGCTTGAAAGAGCTGGTGGGTTGAACAAGTGGCTGGCTTCACTTGGACTGGAGCAGTTTGTGAGAATGTTTCAAGGGAAGATTATCAGTAAGTATCAGCTGGTGAATCTGACCATGAAAAAACTCAAGGATATGGGTGCCAATGCGGTGGGACCTCGCAGGAAACTAATCCACGCCATGGACTGTGTTTGCCAGCCATATTGCTTTGAGGCCTTGTAG